Part of the Zingiber officinale cultivar Zhangliang chromosome 6A, Zo_v1.1, whole genome shotgun sequence genome, GAATTTGATGTTACCTTAGTACCCAAAGAGATAGTAGTTGGAACCCTCACCTTATTTGTCACTCTTCTCTTGAGATCAATTAACCTTCTTTGGAAAATTCAACATTCTACAAACTTTAGGCCTGGTTCATAATTGTCAAATGCTTGCCTCTACCTTATGAACTAAAAGAACTAACTTAACAATCTTTACAAGGAACCAAGAATGTGAGATTCCTGTCTGCAAATTGACTAGTTTTTTTATAGCAATACTACTAAATATATCTACTAGTAAGTGCCCTTTTGTATTTAAGAGTATCATGCTCATCATCCTGTTAATATGATATTCTTTGTCTTATTTTTTTCACCAACTGAGAGTTTGTTGTGCATAGTTGGGTGGTACCTATTGAAGTTAGAAAAATTACATTGAGTTGCGAATACTAGAAGTACATGTCAGTGAACCTCGTGAACTATGATAATACAATATATGAGAACCTTGAAAATTCCTTATATACTACACTAAGAAACATCATGTTCCTTCCACTGACCCATTTCATACTGTGAGAAAAAAATGATTCCATTTCCATTAATTTGACTTACCAACTCACTTGTACATTAGCCTAAGTTTTCAATATTAGAGGATTTGTTATCTTGGCATTCGGGCCTTTTTTTTGTTGAGTTTCCAGAAGTAGCATTTCTTCGGTCTTAATGTTAACAGTCCTATTAGAGATGACAATGAGATGATATTATCTGGTAATAGTGACTAGCCAACCATTTAAAACGGGTTTGGGTACCCATTAAACAAGTTTGGATTGAGTTTGCATAAAATAATAGATACATGGCGATGACACAAGATTGGTTTGAGTTTCAAGACTCAGCTAACTGGTATtcaatcaaatttaattattttacaatGATTATATGAATATAAATACTTGATCTTGCATTCTATTTATTGCATACCATGGTTGAGTTGAATTTGGGTGGGGTACCTGATCCATTTAGTCATATATGGGTACCATTTTGGCATTATGGAACAGGTATGGACAGAGAAATATAACCCGTGATGGATATGAGATGAGTGGGTATTGTTTCAAACAGGTATGGGATGAACAGAACAAATTTGTCTAGTTACCCTTTCCATTACCACCAGTTACTCCTACCTTCAGTATTGTAATTTGCAAACATAGAGAGTAGAATTGGCATAATATTTTTCTGTCTTATGGTAACTTGCAAGTTTCCTTATCTATCTGAATGGATGACTTGTAATACAAATGATGATGAGGCAATTGTTATTGTTCATGAAATACAACACCACCTTCAAGAGTTGAGTTTTCTATTGGTGGATGGTAAtgatgcaaataaaataaatctCTTTTAATAACATGGTCCAATAAGGTAGATTGTTCATCCACAAAAGATCTAAGTATAATCTATTTTATTTGTACTTTGTTTAAAATGCAATTATCTTCAGGAAACTTAGTCTACTTTGCCTAGGTTTTTTAAGACCATGAATTAAAAGCCTATGAAAGTTACACTTGTCCCTCGAATTGAATGAATAGGATGATAATACAAAGATAAGTTTTCATATTTCTCCTCTACGTGGCATTACTAACTGACATATGTATCTCTGTAAGATTGTTGTCTAAGGCACATGGATCTTTTTCGTGTTTTCTTATTGTCTTATGTAGTCTTTGCAAGCGGCAAGTAGATATTGTGAGTTATGATATGTTGAGATGTTATAGACTTTTAACTTATGCCTTAAATGTGTTGAAATTGATCTAATTGAATGTGGTGCATTGTTAAATTGATTATAGGTAGCTTTTAAATAAAGAGTTCATATTATTGACAATACATGAGATTAACGTGCTGTTTGAAGCAGCAGTAGCACTAAAATACCTAATGGAATAAGCAGACTCATACGTAacgaaaagggaaaaaaaaaaaaaggtcatgTCACAAAATTGTTATAAACCTTGTGGATGTTTACTAAAATAGACCATACCTACTGATACAAAATTCAGACTGGGAAGCTGTTTGAGGTTACAATATCTTGGATAAAAGGTCTAACAGACTCATTCTTCCTAGTCCACCTTACCATGCATTCATTTACATCTGTTATGATAGTGCTCAAGACTGAGTAAATCAACAAAAATATAATCTTTGTTTGTTTAGTGTGTTTAGCTTACAAATACtgcaaaattaatataaaaattggTGTCTTCCTTAAAAGCATTATTTTCTGGttttttcttgaaaattataGTACAGATTTGAGTATCATGAGGAAAGCCATATTGTTTTGCTAAGTCAATAGTAGTTTGTTTTAAGTTGCTTCAGTGCCAAATTCATCAATATTTACAGGTTCTAGTAAGCCTACAATATGAATGAATAACTAAATGGATCAAGATTATCCAAACTTGCAGTCAGCACGATAAATTTCTGATTCTTTCAATCTTAAATTAACTGCAAGACACCTGGATGCCTAAAATGCTCTTGTTACTGCAGATCCAGAATTTAAGTTGCATTGCAGTCACAGAATAAATTTCATATATCCTAGGATCATACTTACATAAATACAATCTTGGCAATTGTTTATCTCTTCTTCATGATTGATGGGCATCTTAGCTACTTTTGTTTGTAAGAGAAATAACATTGTTTAAACTAGCTCTcattcataagctaatttttcataCCATTGTTTTTATTCATATGGGTTAAAAAATCATGTGTATTGTGATGCTAATGGCAGATAAGTGACATGGTAGCAGTGGCACGATTAATTGATGCAACACTTGTTATTCCTCGGCTTGATAAGAGATCATTTTGGCACGATTCTAGGTATAAATGCTTAAATTTtattcttattctttttatttcgaGCAGGGTATACTTTCTGAATAAGGTTTGTGGGTAACTCACACACAATAATTGTGCTATTGTGTCTCTGGTATATGTTGTTACAGCTACTGTAAGCCTCTGCATAAGTTTTTGGGACAATGCCATGTCCAATATGTCATGATAGTCAGTTCACGAATTATATTTTACGCAGTGCTCTTTCTCTATTCAGTTTACATTGTGAATTCTCGTATGCATGTGCTTTCTAATCCTTTCAGTAAATATGTCAGCAATTTCTCTGATGTCTGATGATTTAGCATCTTGTCCACACCATTTGATTCCAAAATATTGATGTTTTATCTCTTCTGCAACACTTGGCAGTTCATGTATACAAACATACTacatacatatacatatataGTGTTCTCTGATACTTATCATGATCATGTTCCAGCAATTTCTCTGATGTTTTTGATGAAGAGCACTTTATCCATGCTCTGGCCAATGATGTAAAAGTTGTAAAGAAACTACCAAAAAAGTTGAGAATGACCACAAATGCAGTAGTACACTTCCGAAGCTGGTCAGGGCTGGACTACTATCAAAGTGAGATATCACCTATGTGGAATAATCATCAGGTACACCTGCTTCAATTAGAAGTTCATCTTACACCCTTCTATGATTAGCAGTTATAGATGGTAATATTTCTAATGCATCAGGTTATAAAAGCTGCTAAGTCAGATTCACGTCTTGCAAACAATAACCTTCCTGCTGATATACAAAAACTTCGCTGCCGTGCTTTCTTTCAGGCCCTCAGATTTGCTCCAAAAATTGAAGCACTAGGAAAAGTACTTACCCTTTTTCTCTAAGTTTCTTACTATATAATGGTCATGATTCAACATAAtatgttttttctttttcaactGCAGTTATTGGTGGAGAGGATGAGATTTTATGGTCCATTTATTGCGTTGCACCTTCGTTACGAGAAGGACATGCTTGCTTTTAGTGGGTGCACATATGGCTTGTCACCTGTTGAATCTGATGAATTAGCAAGAATCAGGTATCCTTTTGATGTTTTTACAGGTTGCttgttttgaatttctttgaagtTCAACAGTGCTCTCTATTTTGCAGAGAAAATGTTTCATATTGGAAGATTAAAGACATTGTTTCCCAAGACCAAAGGGCGAAAGGGTACTGCCCGCTGACTCCAAAGGAGGTTGCAATTTTTATTTCTTCTCTTGGATATCCACCAAATACTCCGATATATATTGCAGCAGGGTCAATATATGGAGGCAATTCTCATTTGGCTCATTTGAAATCCCACTTTCCTATTTTGTTGAGCAAGGTATGGAATTCATAGATGCGATGTTCAAGTGGCAGGTTATTGAACTCTTGTTTCTATCATTTTCTGAGGAAACTTGCTCCGATTTAACATTATTTTGTTCAATAACATTctgaatcttttttttttgtctcttgaACATCACAACTATGTACAACTTGTCCTTGACAATTCTAAAAGTGCTTTGAAATTGCTTTGGCACTTAGTTTAAGGGAAATTCAAACTTGAAGTAGGTCTACATTACTCTTTAGTGAGAGCATGTTCTGGTGCACCTGAATCAAAGTATTATCTGCTCGTTTGACTAAATGAGGATACTCTAAGTTTTGGATGTGTGAGGTTCTCATAATCTCTTTTATCTTTTAACAAAAGTTGCAATAAAAGCTAGAAATTTCTTGGAGCCTTAGAGCCTTGTTGAGCCTTCAGGTTTCTAGTGAGACACTCATGCTCCAAGGCTGCTCGTTTGACtaaatgaaggggagccttggtacaacggtaaagttgttgccttgTGACCAAAaagtcacgggttcgaattctggaaacagcctcttacaaaaagcagggtaaggttgcgtataatggatccttccccgggaccccgcatgacgggagcttcgtgcatcggactgttttttttttttaacaaaagttGCAATAAAAGCTAGAAATATCTCGGAGCCTTGGAGCCTTGTTGAGCCTTCAGGTTCCTTGTTAATATGGGGTGAATGGCCCTCTCATTAATGCCTTTCGATATATAGTATGAGATGATAGATTTAGTGTTTTGATGTGTTTCTACattgattttatcaaaatttctagCTCTCCTAACTTAGCCATTGTCTCATCTGATTCAGTCCTGGTTATGAACTACTTTTGCAGGAGAAGTTGGCATCAGCAGAAGAGCTCGAACCGTTTAGGCAATATGCCTCACAAATGGCAGCACTAGACTACATAGTATCTCTAGAAAGCGATGTTTTTATCCCGTCATATTCTGGGAATATGGCAAGGGCAGTCGAGGGTCACCGTCGCTTCCTTGGGCACAGGAAAACAATTAATCCCGACAGGTGACTTGCTATGAGCTCTTCTTCTTATCAAACTTGCAAAAGGCTATATTCTTTATTGAATCTTCGTCTACCATTGAGCATGCAGAAAAGCTCTAGTTCATTTGTTTGATAAGATCAATCGAGGAACTCTGAGAGAAGGCAGGAAGCTATCCAATATTATTAGTGAGATCCATAAAAGAAGGTAGGTGATCATGCAAGTTACATTTGTGTTTGAATTTCGATACATCTGCGGAACTTAATGTTTTGTCCTGGTATATTAGGCAAGGTTCTCCCCGCAAGCGGAAAGGACCTGCCACTGGCTCAAAAGGCGTAGAACGGTTTCGATCCGAAGAAGCATTTTACGAGAACCCTCTTCCTGACTGTTTATGTCAGCAACAACCCTGAGAATTGGCTGTCTAACTCGTGCATAGATAATTTGACTGCGGTCAGTGTTTTCGATGCCCACTAAATGGTGCCATCAGCTCATACTTCTGACTCCATAGAAAATTCAATACAATCCAGACATCCCACACGAGTTAGAATGCCAGCATGGTTAATGATTTTGCACAAGTTTGATCCTATAAGAACTCGACTTACAAGCGGATGTGACCCGTCCCGAGAGGTGAGATTGGGACATATTTAGTATGCTtgaagatgaagaggaggtaaaCTACTACAAATGATGAAACAAAAGTATCAAAAGTTATTATGCAATACAGATTGCTGAACAATTATTCCCAGCATTACTCGAAGTGATCCTTGAGCTGTTACTTATTGCTGAATTAGTTTAGAACGTAGCTAAATCATAGCTTAGTTCTTGCGTAAGCTTTCATGATTGCAAGGCTTATAATGAGAATAATTTGATTGCATCTATGAAATGATAAAAATGGAAAGGCTTCTACTTTGTGTGctcactcaaaaaaaaaaaaaaaatctgggaCTACCAGTTGGGAAGCTGTAACTGGGGATTGAATCGTGGATCAATCGATTGAACCGTGGATCTTTGGGTGATAACTGCATTTGCTTTACTTGATTGGCATATTGGATGTCTAGTTTACCAAGGTCTTGCCGATTTGTTCGTTTAGTCCAATAGATATGCCTTGTTTGCATGTTCTATCTGTTTACGATACAACAGGATgtacaagctcatcgagctcatTTGATCTGTCTAACCCACCATACTCAGCCATCACTAGAGATCTATCTAGTCCACTGGACCTGTTGTTTGAATTAATATATTTGTATATAGGAGAGAAAATGATCCATTTCTCTGCGTAGCCTCAGAACAAAGATCAAACTCGTAGAATATCAACATGATGATCAATCCCTTTGCCTGTGATTTAAACCTTAAATAAATACCATTTGACTCGTAATGGCCTGCATGGACCTCTCGTTTAAGGTGGTTGCTGAAGCTTACCAAATTctgtgaaataatttttcaaaaagcaAACTAAAAGGGAAATAATTCAACTAGCTGCAAAAGCCTCTAGTATGAGTAAAGCATTCTAGACATACTGATGTGGCGGATATAGGTAGCTTATACGTGGCGTCGTCGatcagtcagaagtcaaggcaGACCTAAGGCAAGTCAGACTCCCTCAACTTGGGTACACCTGACTCTCTTAGCTCGGTCACGTCTGACTCATTCAGCTCGGCTATGTCTAACTCTCTCAGCTTGGCCAAGCTCGACTCATTCAGCTCGGGCACGCCTAGCTCCCTTAGCTCTACCACACCCTAGCTCCCTCAGCTCGGGCACGCCTAGCTCCCTTAGCTTAGGCATCCCTAGCTCCCTCAGCTCGGGCACCATGATAAGTGGAGGACATGGAACGACTGGGGAGGATGGATGAAAGTATGTGGACCCACTTGGTAGTCTCACACCGTCAATATGAGGGTTTTGCCTCTTGAGGAAAAAAGGTATAAATGGAAACCCGTTTTGGTGGGCACAAGTACATGCACATTATGCACATCGGAATCTTACTTTCTATCTGACCGATAGATATACCTAGTTTGGTAGTCTCATGCCGGTTTGTTCGTCTAGTCCAATAGATATATGCCTTGTTTGCATGTTCTATCTGTTTACGATACAACAGGATGTGTAAAGCATTCTAGACATACTGATGTGGCGGATATAGGTAGCTTATACGTGGCGTCATCGatcagtcagaagtcaaggtcTGATCAATCAGAAGTCAAGGCAGACCTTATGCAAGTCAGACTCTCTCAACTTGGGCACACCTGACTCTCTCAGCTCTATCACGTCTGACTCATTCAGCTCGGCTATGTCTAACTCTCTCAGCTCGGCCAAGCTCGACTCATTCAGCTCGGGCACGCCTAGCTCCCTTAGCTCGGCCACACCCAATTCACTTAGCTCGGCCACACCCAATTCACTCAGCTTAGGCATGCCTAGCTCCCTCAGCTCGGGCA contains:
- the LOC121995696 gene encoding O-fucosyltransferase 7-like, with the protein product MQRRRSTPTALSTFWWTLMCAIGAIAVAALVVVHVVLLPSAIAPDAFKLPQQREIGYRRNTNELRWMREIAPPQLPKLPISAQKVGNSKGDFEFAKLWKSPSNRNFMHCVTPNSSYLPPSSSRGFLLVHANGGLNQMRAGISDMVAVARLIDATLVIPRLDKRSFWHDSSNFSDVFDEEHFIHALANDVKVVKKLPKKLRMTTNAVVHFRSWSGLDYYQSEISPMWNNHQVIKAAKSDSRLANNNLPADIQKLRCRAFFQALRFAPKIEALGKLLVERMRFYGPFIALHLRYEKDMLAFSGCTYGLSPVESDELARIRENVSYWKIKDIVSQDQRAKGYCPLTPKEVAIFISSLGYPPNTPIYIAAGSIYGGNSHLAHLKSHFPILLSKEKLASAEELEPFRQYASQMAALDYIVSLESDVFIPSYSGNMARAVEGHRRFLGHRKTINPDRKALVHLFDKINRGTLREGRKLSNIISEIHKRRQGSPRKRKGPATGSKGVERFRSEEAFYENPLPDCLCQQQP